The sequence GCCGGGTGGGCGTGGGCACGGCCCTGGCGCTGCTCACGGTCTGCCTGGGCCTGGCCCTGGGGGTGGTGCTGTGGGGCCTGCCCGCCGGCAGCCGGGGCCTCTGCCTGCTGCTGGCTCTCGCCACCCTTCCCCTGGTGCTGCTCTACCCCTCGGCCAAGCGTTGGTTCGGCTACCCCCAGCTGGTGCTGGCCCTCTGCTGGGGTTTCGCCGTGCTGATCCCCTGGGCCGCCGCCACGGGCAGCCTGGCCGGGGGCTGGCCGCTCGCCCTGGTCTGGCTGGCCACGCTGCTGTGGACCTTCGGCTTCGACACGGTTTATGCCATGGCCGACCGAGACGACGACCGGGCCATCGGGGTGCGCAGCAGCGCCCTCAGCCTGGGGCGCCGGGCGCCGCAGGTGGTGACCCTCTGCTACCTGGCAGCATCCCTCTGCCTGGCCGCGGCCGCCTTAACCCTGACGGCCGCGGGGGAGGGCCTCAACCTGCTCGGCTGGGGGCTGGCCGCAGGGGCGAGCCTCGGCATGGTGCGTGCCGGGGTTCTGCTGCAACGGCCAGGTCAGTCCCGGGGGGCCTTCGGGCGCCATTTCCGCCAGCAGGTGTGGCTGGGGGGGCTGTGGTGGCTGGCCCTGGTGCTGGGGCGACTGGCGTGACCCTCCCGCCCAGGCAACCTCCTCCCCTGCGTCCAGGAGCCCGGGTGGCCCTGGTGGCGGCCAGCTCCGCGCTGGCGGCCAGCGATCACCTGGAGCGCCTGGAAGCCGGCATCGCCGTGCTCGAGAGCTGGGGCTTGGAGGTGGAGCGCCGCGCCCTGCATGAGCGGCGCTGGGGCTATCTGGCCGGCCGCGACGCCGAGCGCCGCGATGATCTGCTGCGGGCTGAACACGTGGGGGCCGAGCTGCTGGCCTGCCTGCGCGGGGGCTGGGGGGCGGCCCGGCTGCTGGAGCAGTCCCTCACCAGCCTTTCTCCCCGCTGGCTGCTGGGCTTCAGCGATGTCACGGCCCTGCTCTGGGCCCAGCTGGCCCAGGGGCACGGTGGTGGCGTGCACGGCCCCCTGCTAACCAGCCTGGCGGCGGAGCCGTCCTGGAGCCAGGAGCGGCTGCGGGCCCTGTTGTTCGGGGAGCCGGTGGCCGACCTGCCGGGCACCCCATGGCGGGGTGGCGTGGCCGAAGGCCCCCTGCTGGTGGCGAATCTCACCGTGGCCACCCACCTGCTCGGAACTCCCCACCTGCCCGACCTGCGCGGCGCCATCCTGGTGATCGAAGACGTGGGCGAAGCTCCCTACCGGATCGATCGGATGCTCACCCACTGGCGCCTGAGTGGCGCCCTGGGTCAGTTGGCCGGCATCGGCCTGGGCCAGTTCAGCGGCTGCGACGACCACCCACCTGGAGAGTCCGGAGCCGACCCCATCGCGATGGCGGCGCGGTTCAGCCTGGAGCAGGTGTTGCACGATCGCACCGGGGATCTGGGCATTCCGGTGCTGGCCGAGCTGCCGGTGGGCCACGAAGCCGGCAATGGGGCCCTGCCGCTGGGTGTCTGGGCCCGGCTGGACGCTGACGCCGGCCACCTTCGGCTGCTGCCCACCCCTCGGGCCTGAGGTCAGCCAGACGATCCAGCCCGCTCGGAGGCCAGCAGGGCCGCCGCCACCGTGAGATCAAACGGCGTTGTGAGCTTGATGTTGGAGGGCGGCGCCTCCAGCACGGCCACCGGCAGGCCCAGCCGCTCGAACAGGGCCGCGTCATCGGTGACGCTCCAGCCTTCGCGCCGGGCCCTGGCATGGGCCGAGCGCAACTGGTCCACCGGGAACCCCTGGGGGGTCTGGGCCGCCCAGAGTCCAGCCCGATCGGGGGTGGCCAGGATCGCCCCGACGGCGTCCACCTGCTTGATCGTGTCGGTCACGGGGGTGGCGGCAATCACCGACCGCCCGGCGGCCACCGCCGCGGCGCATCGCGCCAGCAACTCCGGCTGCACCAGGCAGCGGGCGCCATCGTGGATCAGCACGCCTGCGGCCTCGGCAGGCAGGGCCTCCAGGCCGCGGCTCACCGACTCCTGGCGGCTGTCGCCCCCCAGGATCCACTGCACAGGGCGATCCGGCCTGGCGGCCTCGATGATCGCCGCCACCGCTTCGGCATCCACCGCCTGGCCCACGATGCCGATCCAGCGGATCGCCGCGCAGGCCAGGGCGGCGTCGAGGGTCCAGGCCAGCACCGGCCGCCCGGCCACCTGCAGCAGCAGCTTGTTGCCGGCGGCGCCCATGCGGCGGCCACTGCCGGCGGCGGCGATCAACAGATGCACAGGCGTCTCCCGCGGCCAGGCGCGTCCGGAACCGCTCCATACAATCAGTCCGCCGTGACTGCCCCTCGATGCGCGCCCTGTTCCTGCTGCCCGGCGACAGCAGCCGGCAGCTCCAGGCCTTCCCTGCTGTGGCCGCCGTGGCGGACCAGCTCAAGGCGGTGGTGCAGGTGGTCTGCCCCGCTGAAGCGGTTGGTCTCTGGCGCCTGCACCCCGGCGTCAGCCGCGCCCTGCCCTTCAGCTTCGCCAACGCCACCCTCGCCGACTGGGCCAACCTGCTGGGTTCGGTGCGGGAGCCCGATTTCCAGCTCTGCATCAACCGCGCTCCCAGTCGGGCCATGGACCTGATGCTGTCCATGAGCCACATCCCCACCCGGGTGGCCAGCCAGGGCTTCTCGGCCACCGCGCTGGTGCAGGAGCCTGCAGGGGGCTGGCCTTCCCAGGCCTGGGAAACCTGGCTGCGCCCCCTGGGACTGAGCCTGAACGCCGAGGCCTTCCGCCTGCCGATCCCCCCGGCCGATCTCCAGGCCGCCGCCGCCGCCCTGCCCGCCGGCGATGGGCCCCTGCTACTGCAGGCCCCGGCGGGGGGCGTTGGCGACTGGCCACCCGAACGCTGGCAGGAGCTGCCGGCCCTGATCGCCGCCCAGCTGCCCGGGCTGCGCAGCGCCAGAGCCGGAGAGGGTTCCTGGAGCCAGCGGGCCGCACGCCTGGCCTGCGCCGATGTGGTGCTGGCCAGCGATCCGGCCAGCGTGGAGCTGGCCCTGCTGCTGGGCCTGCCGCTGGTGGCCCTCGGGGCTGCAGCCGGCGACCTCCCCCAGCGCGAGGGAGTCAAAGCGCTGGGCAACGCAGACGAGCTGTCCCAGCTCGGCAGCGCCGCCGTGCTGAGCGCCCTGGGGCTGGCCTGAGCGGCCCCCAGCCCAGCGGGTGATGGATCTCGCCATACGATCGGCGCCACTCACCCCTCCCCCTCGATGGCCGTCGCCGCTCCCCTCACCGGTCAGGTCGCCCTGGTCACCGGCGCCAGCCGCGGCATCGGCGCGGCGATCGCCCTGGAACTGGCCGCCAACGGCGCCACCGTGGTGGTGAACTACGCCAGCTCCGAACAGGCCGCGGCCGATGTCGTGGGTGCCATCGAGGCCGCCGGTGGCAGGGCCTGGGCCCACCGGGCCAACGTGGCCGAGGAGGCCGAGGTGGAGGCGATGGTGAAGGCGGTGCTGGAGCGCGAGGGCCGCCTCGACGTGCTGGTCAACAACGCCGGCATCACCCGCGACGGGCTGCTGATGCGCATGAAGACCGCCGACTGGCAGAGCGTCATCGACCTCAACCTCACCGGCGTGTTCCTCTGCACCAGGGCCGTGAGCCGGCCGATGCTGAAGGCCAGGAGCGGCCGCATCATCAACATCACCTCGGTGGTGGGGCTATGCGGCAATGCCGGCCAGGCCAACTACAGCGCCGCCAAGGCCGGGGTGATCGGCCTCACCCGCAGCAACGCGGCCGAGTTTGCCGCCCGGGGCGTCACCGTGAATGCCGTGGCCCCCGGCTTCATCCAGAGCGACATGACCGCCTCCCTCGACAAGGAGCCGATCCTCAAGGCCATCCCCCTGGGCCGCATGGGCAGCGCCGCCGAAGTGGCCGGGGCGGTGCGCTTCCTGGCCGCCG is a genomic window of Cyanobium sp. NS01 containing:
- a CDS encoding 4-hydroxybenzoate polyprenyltransferase, whose amino-acid sequence is MAGSAVGKESNAAAGPAGFGADLGAWLELLRWDKPSGRLILLIPAGWSLWLLPTTPPPASLLLALALGGLAVSGAGCIANDLWDRRIDPQVERTQLRPLACGRVGVGTALALLTVCLGLALGVVLWGLPAGSRGLCLLLALATLPLVLLYPSAKRWFGYPQLVLALCWGFAVLIPWAAATGSLAGGWPLALVWLATLLWTFGFDTVYAMADRDDDRAIGVRSSALSLGRRAPQVVTLCYLAASLCLAAAALTLTAAGEGLNLLGWGLAAGASLGMVRAGVLLQRPGQSRGAFGRHFRQQVWLGGLWWLALVLGRLA
- the ispD gene encoding 2-C-methyl-D-erythritol 4-phosphate cytidylyltransferase gives rise to the protein MHLLIAAAGSGRRMGAAGNKLLLQVAGRPVLAWTLDAALACAAIRWIGIVGQAVDAEAVAAIIEAARPDRPVQWILGGDSRQESVSRGLEALPAEAAGVLIHDGARCLVQPELLARCAAAVAAGRSVIAATPVTDTIKQVDAVGAILATPDRAGLWAAQTPQGFPVDQLRSAHARARREGWSVTDDAALFERLGLPVAVLEAPPSNIKLTTPFDLTVAAALLASERAGSSG
- a CDS encoding glycosyltransferase family 9 protein, producing MRALFLLPGDSSRQLQAFPAVAAVADQLKAVVQVVCPAEAVGLWRLHPGVSRALPFSFANATLADWANLLGSVREPDFQLCINRAPSRAMDLMLSMSHIPTRVASQGFSATALVQEPAGGWPSQAWETWLRPLGLSLNAEAFRLPIPPADLQAAAAALPAGDGPLLLQAPAGGVGDWPPERWQELPALIAAQLPGLRSARAGEGSWSQRAARLACADVVLASDPASVELALLLGLPLVALGAAAGDLPQREGVKALGNADELSQLGSAAVLSALGLA
- the fabG gene encoding 3-oxoacyl-[acyl-carrier-protein] reductase → MAVAAPLTGQVALVTGASRGIGAAIALELAANGATVVVNYASSEQAAADVVGAIEAAGGRAWAHRANVAEEAEVEAMVKAVLEREGRLDVLVNNAGITRDGLLMRMKTADWQSVIDLNLTGVFLCTRAVSRPMLKARSGRIINITSVVGLCGNAGQANYSAAKAGVIGLTRSNAAEFAARGVTVNAVAPGFIQSDMTASLDKEPILKAIPLGRMGSAAEVAGAVRFLAADPSAAYMTGQVLQVDGGMVMR
- a CDS encoding LD-carboxypeptidase; its protein translation is MTLPPRQPPPLRPGARVALVAASSALAASDHLERLEAGIAVLESWGLEVERRALHERRWGYLAGRDAERRDDLLRAEHVGAELLACLRGGWGAARLLEQSLTSLSPRWLLGFSDVTALLWAQLAQGHGGGVHGPLLTSLAAEPSWSQERLRALLFGEPVADLPGTPWRGGVAEGPLLVANLTVATHLLGTPHLPDLRGAILVIEDVGEAPYRIDRMLTHWRLSGALGQLAGIGLGQFSGCDDHPPGESGADPIAMAARFSLEQVLHDRTGDLGIPVLAELPVGHEAGNGALPLGVWARLDADAGHLRLLPTPRA